In the Nakamurella alba genome, one interval contains:
- a CDS encoding mannitol dehydrogenase family protein, which produces MTQDLVAITDLGDTRPDVRGFGYDRAAVTPGIAHIGVGNFFRVHEAIYVDDCLHRPGQSDWGIIGIGLTNSASGQAKAAAFAAQDHLYTVTVQAADGEPQTRVIGAMIDYLHAPGDPGRVLDLLASPAIRIVSLTVTEGGYNIDEVTGEFDLQNPDVQHDLGSPEAPVTVFGYLTEALRRRRDAGTAPFTVVSCDNLRSNGDTTRKALVGFATAVDPDLGAWVDARVAFPNSMVDRIAPTIPAAVAQSVRDRTGIDDAVPVTTEPFTQWVMEDRFPAGRPDLDQVGAELRDDVAAFEAVKGRMLNASHMLLVYPSLLAGHRLVDRAMAEPDTVELIRQFLRRDVIPTVQAPPGLVPEDYAESAIVRFANPSIGDQLERIAGDGASKLPTFHRKTLALLLESGGDTTREALVIAGFRKYLRGVDDLGREFQVSEPHLSEADVDLLRSDDPLDALRAAPFAALDLAAHPDFVATYRQVVADLDGKGAAATVHEILQR; this is translated from the coding sequence ATGACGCAGGACCTGGTCGCCATCACCGATCTCGGCGACACCCGGCCGGACGTAAGAGGATTCGGCTACGACCGTGCGGCCGTCACCCCCGGCATCGCGCACATCGGCGTCGGCAACTTCTTCCGGGTGCACGAGGCGATCTACGTCGACGACTGCCTGCACCGGCCCGGCCAGTCCGACTGGGGCATCATCGGGATCGGCCTGACGAACTCCGCCTCCGGCCAGGCGAAGGCGGCCGCGTTCGCCGCCCAGGACCACCTGTACACCGTCACCGTGCAGGCCGCCGACGGCGAGCCGCAGACCCGGGTCATCGGCGCGATGATCGACTACCTGCACGCACCCGGCGATCCGGGCAGGGTCCTGGACCTGCTGGCGTCCCCGGCCATCCGGATCGTCTCGCTGACGGTCACCGAGGGCGGCTACAACATCGACGAGGTGACCGGCGAGTTCGACCTGCAGAACCCCGACGTGCAGCACGATCTCGGGTCGCCGGAGGCTCCGGTCACCGTCTTCGGATACCTGACCGAGGCACTGCGCCGACGGCGGGACGCAGGTACGGCGCCGTTCACCGTGGTGTCCTGCGACAACCTGCGCAGCAACGGCGACACCACGCGGAAGGCGCTGGTCGGGTTCGCCACCGCCGTCGACCCGGACCTCGGCGCCTGGGTCGACGCCCGGGTCGCCTTCCCGAACAGCATGGTGGACCGGATCGCGCCGACGATCCCGGCCGCCGTCGCGCAGTCCGTCCGCGACCGCACCGGCATCGACGACGCGGTCCCGGTGACCACCGAACCGTTCACCCAGTGGGTGATGGAGGACCGGTTCCCCGCCGGGCGACCGGATCTCGACCAGGTCGGCGCCGAACTGCGCGACGACGTCGCCGCCTTCGAGGCGGTCAAGGGCCGCATGCTCAACGCCTCGCACATGCTCCTCGTCTACCCCAGCCTGCTGGCCGGGCACCGGCTCGTCGACCGCGCGATGGCCGAGCCGGACACCGTCGAGCTCATCCGGCAGTTCCTGCGCCGCGACGTCATCCCGACCGTGCAGGCACCGCCCGGCCTGGTCCCGGAGGACTACGCCGAGTCCGCGATCGTCCGGTTCGCCAATCCCTCGATCGGCGACCAGTTGGAGCGGATCGCCGGCGACGGGGCGTCGAAGCTGCCGACCTTCCACCGCAAGACCCTGGCGCTGCTGCTGGAGTCCGGCGGCGACACCACCCGGGAGGCGCTGGTCATCGCCGGGTTCCGCAAGTACCTGCGTGGCGTCGACGATCTCGGGCGCGAGTTCCAGGTCAGCGAACCGCATCTGAGCGAGGCGGACGTCGATCTGCTGCGCAGCGACGACCCGCTCGACGCCCTCCGCGCCGCCCCGTTCGCGGCGCTCGACCTGGCCGCGCACCCGGACTTCGTCGCGACCTACCGGCAGGTCGTCGCCGACCTCGACGGCAAGGGCGCCGCGGCGACGGTGCACGAGATCCTGCAGCGCTGA
- a CDS encoding phosphoheptose isomerase family protein has protein sequence MVQPTTDDRAGAIDEIAVAVNSVDTATLDAIAQDIAEAKVIAAYAGGREGLVMRGLVMRLFHAGMDAHYIGEMTCPAAGPGDLVILSCGPGNISTVQALAGVAKKAGAKILYLTAQPDESPADLADRVVVINAQTMANDGGSAAVLPMGSGYEIAMFVMVDLITNRVRGLRQESPELMRARHTNLE, from the coding sequence ATGGTGCAACCCACCACCGACGACCGCGCCGGAGCGATCGACGAGATCGCCGTCGCCGTCAACAGTGTCGACACCGCGACCCTGGATGCGATCGCACAGGACATCGCGGAAGCCAAGGTCATCGCCGCCTACGCCGGCGGCCGTGAGGGTCTGGTCATGCGCGGGCTGGTCATGCGGCTCTTCCACGCCGGCATGGACGCCCACTACATCGGCGAGATGACCTGCCCCGCAGCGGGACCGGGCGATCTGGTCATCCTGTCCTGCGGGCCGGGCAACATCTCCACCGTGCAGGCGCTGGCCGGGGTGGCGAAGAAGGCCGGGGCGAAGATCCTCTACCTGACCGCCCAGCCCGACGAGTCGCCGGCCGACCTGGCCGACCGGGTCGTCGTCATCAACGCCCAGACCATGGCGAACGACGGCGGTTCGGCCGCCGTGCTGCCGATGGGCAGCGGCTACGAGATCGCCATGTTCGTGATGGTCGACCTCATCACCAACCGGGTGCGCGGCCTGCGGCAGGAGTCGCCGGAGCTCATGCGCGCGCGCCACACCAACCTCGAGTGA
- a CDS encoding SDR family NAD(P)-dependent oxidoreductase, with product MSVLDTFSLAGKRALVTGGNRGLGLAFVRGLAEAGADVVFVSRDAERNAAAVATLTGEGLSVQAFEVDITAPEGPAAALAGAVERLGGVDILLNNAGISIHKPALDVPDAEWDQVFDVNLRSLWRLTQVVGAHMKEAGGGNIINIGSISSIIVNRPQWQPAYNASKAAVHQLTKSLAAEWAPFNIRVNALAPGYVKTEMAPVDEPHFKVRWIDDAPMQRYALPDEIAPTLIYMASEASAFMTGSVVVIDGGYILH from the coding sequence ATGAGCGTTCTCGACACCTTCTCCCTCGCCGGCAAGCGGGCGCTGGTCACCGGCGGCAACCGCGGGCTGGGACTGGCGTTCGTCCGCGGGCTGGCCGAGGCCGGCGCCGACGTCGTCTTCGTCTCCCGCGACGCCGAGCGCAACGCCGCCGCGGTCGCCACCCTCACCGGCGAGGGCCTGTCGGTGCAGGCGTTCGAGGTCGACATCACCGCCCCCGAAGGTCCCGCCGCCGCACTCGCCGGTGCGGTCGAGCGGCTGGGTGGCGTCGACATCCTGCTGAACAACGCCGGGATCTCCATCCACAAGCCGGCTCTCGACGTGCCGGACGCCGAGTGGGACCAGGTCTTCGACGTGAACCTGCGGTCGCTCTGGCGGCTCACCCAGGTCGTCGGCGCGCACATGAAGGAGGCCGGCGGCGGCAACATCATCAACATCGGCTCGATCAGTTCGATCATCGTGAACCGGCCGCAGTGGCAGCCGGCCTACAACGCGTCCAAGGCCGCGGTGCACCAGCTCACCAAGTCGCTGGCCGCCGAGTGGGCGCCGTTCAACATCCGGGTCAACGCCCTCGCCCCGGGCTACGTGAAGACCGAGATGGCCCCGGTCGACGAGCCGCACTTCAAGGTGCGCTGGATCGACGACGCCCCGATGCAGCGCTACGCCCTGCCGGACGAGATCGCCCCCACGCTCATCTACATGGCCTCCGAGGCCTCCGCCTTCATGACCGGCTCCGTGGTGGTCATCGACGGCGGCTACATCCTGCACTGA
- a CDS encoding ABC transporter permease → MSTETKPAASGPSAPATAPAGRSVADRLLQAVLTQRIVLLVVLIVLVVGVLMTMGANGYLTADYDTDYLSAALIDAVPLALLGLAQLVVIVSGRGGIDLSVGAIVSLVGMLFGFAYGQWGWPLWISVIYAMIAGGVLGAVNGLLVARIGFPALIATLATYYAYKSIALVINGQKPINSPEIQDLYSLTSSTSIPVIGDYVPDVPLGVFTFLLPVLVVLWLVLARGTYGRRLYAIGTNDVAARHAGVNVAGTRMRAYIISGVLSGLVAVYVTAQFASARPDAGTSGSGMALPAITIAVLGGVAITGGIGRIAGVVLATVLIVWLNAGIILAFTGNAGTQFQLLALGVVLILAALLNGLTQRRYGGAR, encoded by the coding sequence ATGAGCACCGAGACGAAGCCGGCGGCGTCCGGCCCGAGCGCTCCGGCCACCGCACCCGCCGGGAGGTCCGTCGCCGACCGCCTGCTGCAGGCCGTGCTGACCCAGCGCATCGTGCTGCTGGTCGTGCTCATCGTGCTGGTCGTCGGCGTGCTGATGACCATGGGCGCCAACGGTTACCTCACCGCCGACTACGACACCGACTACCTGTCCGCCGCTCTCATCGACGCGGTACCGCTCGCCCTGCTCGGCCTGGCACAGCTGGTGGTCATCGTCTCCGGGCGCGGCGGTATCGACCTCTCCGTCGGTGCGATCGTCTCGCTGGTCGGCATGCTGTTCGGCTTCGCCTACGGGCAGTGGGGCTGGCCGCTGTGGATCTCGGTGATCTACGCGATGATCGCCGGCGGCGTGCTCGGCGCGGTCAACGGCCTGCTGGTCGCCCGGATCGGCTTCCCGGCGCTGATCGCCACCCTCGCCACCTACTACGCGTACAAGTCCATCGCGCTGGTGATCAACGGCCAGAAGCCGATCAACAGCCCGGAGATCCAGGACCTCTACTCGCTGACCTCCTCCACCTCGATCCCGGTCATCGGCGACTACGTGCCGGACGTGCCGCTCGGCGTGTTCACCTTCCTGCTGCCGGTGCTCGTTGTGCTCTGGCTGGTGCTCGCCCGCGGCACCTACGGCCGCCGGCTCTACGCGATCGGCACCAACGACGTCGCCGCCCGGCACGCCGGGGTCAACGTGGCGGGCACCCGGATGCGCGCCTACATCATCTCCGGCGTGCTCTCCGGGCTGGTCGCGGTGTACGTCACCGCCCAGTTCGCCTCCGCCCGGCCGGATGCCGGCACCTCCGGCAGCGGCATGGCACTGCCCGCCATCACCATCGCCGTGCTCGGCGGTGTCGCCATCACCGGCGGCATCGGCCGGATCGCCGGCGTCGTGCTGGCCACCGTGCTGATCGTCTGGCTGAACGCCGGGATCATCCTGGCCTTCACCGGCAACGCCGGCACCCAATTCCAGCTGCTGGCCCTGGGCGTCGTACTGATCCTCGCCGCCTTGCTGAACGGCCTGACCCAGCGAAGATACGGAGGGGCCCGGTGA
- a CDS encoding ABC transporter permease, producing the protein MSTTIDPGADPLAPPVRARRRVLPNPITPPEFVLVGVLVVLWAILGFATPAFLTAGSLGPLLVEVAPVALIGIGMTFVIITAGIDVSVGGAIMVCSVVTAKLMRDAGLSLIMCVLVALVTGALLGVVNGLLIAYGRVHAIIITFGTANLFQFLGLQIFDSAPISGMPDTLTWFGRGVDGRTFGLPHSFVITVLLTAVAWWYLRHTRGGRHFFAIGGDPVAARLAGVRVQRRVLLAYVVTGLLIGLASVFTIAKGTSSLDQSVGTGQELAVIAAVVIGGTSIMGGRGSVLGTLLGALLVQTVKSGVTQLGWPSQLSDLFVGLFIVIAVGTDLIRQRSKNRSTKGAT; encoded by the coding sequence ATGAGCACCACCATCGATCCGGGCGCCGATCCGCTGGCGCCACCGGTCCGGGCCCGGCGCCGGGTCCTGCCCAACCCGATCACCCCGCCCGAGTTCGTCCTGGTCGGCGTGCTGGTCGTGCTGTGGGCGATCCTCGGGTTCGCCACCCCCGCTTTCCTCACCGCCGGGTCCCTCGGCCCACTGCTGGTCGAGGTCGCCCCGGTCGCGCTGATCGGCATCGGGATGACGTTCGTCATCATCACCGCCGGCATCGACGTCTCGGTCGGCGGCGCCATCATGGTCTGTTCGGTGGTGACGGCGAAACTCATGCGGGACGCTGGTCTCTCGCTGATCATGTGCGTGCTCGTCGCACTGGTGACCGGGGCGCTGCTCGGTGTGGTCAACGGCCTGCTCATCGCCTACGGGCGAGTGCACGCCATCATCATCACCTTCGGCACGGCGAACCTCTTCCAGTTCCTCGGCCTGCAGATCTTCGACTCCGCCCCGATCAGCGGGATGCCCGACACGCTCACCTGGTTCGGCCGCGGCGTCGACGGCCGCACCTTCGGGTTGCCGCACAGCTTCGTGATCACCGTGCTGCTCACCGCCGTCGCCTGGTGGTACCTGCGACACACCCGCGGCGGCCGGCATTTCTTCGCCATCGGCGGCGACCCGGTCGCCGCCCGGCTGGCCGGCGTCCGGGTGCAGCGGCGGGTACTGCTGGCCTACGTCGTCACCGGGCTGCTGATCGGCCTCGCCTCGGTGTTCACCATCGCCAAGGGCACCTCCAGCCTGGACCAGTCCGTCGGCACCGGCCAGGAACTCGCGGTGATCGCCGCGGTGGTCATCGGTGGCACCTCGATCATGGGCGGCCGTGGCTCCGTGCTGGGCACCCTGCTCGGCGCGCTGCTGGTGCAGACGGTGAAATCCGGTGTGACGCAACTGGGTTGGCCCTCGCAGCTGTCCGACCTGTTCGTCGGCCTGTTCATCGTGATCGCGGTCGGCACCGACCTCATCCGGCAGCGCAGCAAGAACCGCAGCACCAAGGGAGCGACATGA
- a CDS encoding sugar ABC transporter ATP-binding protein, with the protein MSTDTRLSLTGISKRYGGVRAIRNADFHVRPGRVHALVGENGAGKSTLIKIIAGAEAADTGEILWEGEPVTIATTVDAIDLGINTVYQEPQLFAELSVAENIFLGRELLSGGRVDWAAQNAKVVELLGTLGLSPDLATVPVGRLSVATQQQISIAKAISGKCGILILDEPSAILTDAEIQVLFGVIRRLTADGVAVIYISHRLDELVEIADEVTVMRDGQTVGSYPIGELSVRRIAELMVGDALSDDHPVREVPAGSPVLELRGLARDRHFHDVDLTVGHGEIVCLYGLIGSGAGEIAECIDGLERTTAGEIVLAGRTIAPRSPQEAARDGIAMLPANRKVEGMFSFQSIAFNISIGHLGRLSRWRMFVDRAKERASAKDLMRRLAVKAPDETRPVGSLSGGNAQKVMLARQLLERPTLLLLAEPTQGVDVGAKEEIHRIITDLADQGTAVLVVTSDLPEALRIADRLLVVRAGTVVREFGPGATQVDVLSAAAGDHSEQGAA; encoded by the coding sequence ATGTCGACCGACACCCGGCTCTCGCTGACCGGCATCTCCAAGCGGTACGGCGGCGTCCGCGCGATCCGCAACGCCGACTTCCACGTCCGCCCCGGCCGCGTGCACGCCCTGGTCGGTGAGAACGGCGCCGGCAAGTCGACGCTGATCAAGATCATCGCCGGCGCGGAGGCCGCCGACACCGGCGAGATCCTCTGGGAGGGCGAGCCTGTCACCATCGCCACCACCGTCGACGCGATCGACCTCGGGATCAACACCGTCTACCAGGAGCCGCAGCTCTTCGCCGAGCTCAGCGTCGCCGAGAACATCTTCCTCGGCCGCGAGCTGCTCTCCGGTGGCCGCGTCGATTGGGCCGCGCAGAACGCGAAGGTCGTCGAGCTGCTCGGCACCCTGGGCCTGTCCCCCGACCTCGCCACCGTGCCCGTCGGCCGGCTCTCCGTCGCCACTCAGCAGCAGATCTCCATCGCCAAGGCCATTTCCGGCAAGTGCGGCATCCTGATCCTGGACGAGCCGTCCGCGATCCTCACCGACGCCGAGATCCAGGTGCTGTTCGGTGTCATCCGCCGCCTCACCGCGGACGGTGTCGCCGTCATCTACATCTCTCACCGTCTCGACGAACTCGTCGAGATCGCCGACGAGGTCACCGTCATGCGCGACGGGCAGACCGTCGGCTCCTACCCGATCGGCGAGCTGTCGGTCCGCCGCATCGCCGAACTGATGGTCGGCGACGCCCTCTCCGACGACCACCCCGTGCGTGAGGTCCCCGCCGGGTCACCCGTCCTCGAGCTCCGTGGCCTGGCCCGCGACCGCCACTTCCACGACGTCGACCTGACCGTGGGCCACGGCGAGATCGTCTGCCTGTACGGCCTGATCGGCTCCGGTGCGGGCGAGATCGCCGAGTGCATCGACGGTCTGGAGCGCACCACCGCCGGCGAGATCGTGCTGGCCGGCCGGACGATCGCACCGCGCAGCCCGCAGGAGGCGGCCCGCGACGGCATCGCCATGCTGCCGGCGAACCGCAAGGTCGAGGGAATGTTCTCCTTCCAGTCCATCGCCTTCAACATCTCGATCGGCCACCTCGGCCGACTCTCCCGGTGGCGGATGTTCGTCGACCGGGCGAAGGAACGGGCCTCGGCCAAGGACCTGATGCGCCGGCTCGCGGTGAAGGCCCCCGACGAGACCCGCCCGGTCGGCTCGCTGTCCGGCGGCAACGCGCAGAAGGTGATGCTCGCCCGGCAGCTGCTGGAGCGGCCCACGCTGCTGCTGCTGGCCGAGCCGACCCAGGGCGTCGACGTCGGCGCCAAGGAGGAGATCCACCGCATCATCACCGATCTCGCCGACCAGGGCACCGCAGTGCTCGTGGTCACCTCGGACCTGCCGGAGGCACTGCGCATCGCCGACCGGCTGCTCGTGGTGCGGGCCGGGACCGTGGTGCGGGAGTTCGGTCCGGGGGCCACCCAGGTCGACGTGCTGTCCGCGGCGGCCGGCGACCACAGCGAGCAGGGAGCGGCATGA
- a CDS encoding autoinducer 2 ABC transporter substrate-binding protein, with protein sequence MRISRRSAAVATLALTVALVAGACTKKNDSTDAGAAGTTAAATTAGSEPAGSGTESAGGGTGDKIKIAFVPKLQGSPYFEAMNTGAEKAVEALGDVEWLYQGPTQADAAAQSQIVRSFIQQKVDVLVVAPNDPDSMAPLMKEAQDAGIKVMTADTDAPNSVREVFVNQATAQGIGDTTAKTLLDAMGGKGKWAIVSCGETAENLNSWIDAEKAYVTANYPDAELVDVVYSGEDQAKGTQMSIDLMNANPDLTGLIGQCTTSAVGVAQAVKDAGKIGQIFTVGVGTPLSMKPYLEDGSSSGSILWDVEQLGYLTVWAGQQLAQGKELAATNDVSETLPAVKWDAASKMLLLGDPTVFTTENVDQYNY encoded by the coding sequence ATGAGGATTTCCCGGCGCTCCGCCGCCGTGGCGACCCTGGCGCTCACCGTCGCCCTGGTTGCCGGAGCCTGCACCAAGAAGAACGACTCCACGGATGCCGGCGCCGCCGGCACCACGGCGGCGGCCACCACCGCCGGGTCCGAGCCGGCCGGCTCGGGCACCGAGAGCGCGGGTGGCGGCACCGGCGACAAGATCAAGATCGCCTTCGTGCCGAAGCTGCAGGGCTCGCCCTACTTCGAGGCGATGAACACCGGTGCCGAGAAGGCCGTCGAGGCCCTCGGTGACGTGGAGTGGCTGTACCAGGGCCCGACCCAGGCTGACGCCGCCGCGCAGTCGCAGATCGTCCGCTCGTTCATCCAGCAGAAGGTCGACGTGCTGGTCGTCGCCCCGAACGATCCCGACTCCATGGCCCCGCTGATGAAGGAGGCCCAGGACGCCGGCATCAAGGTGATGACCGCCGACACCGACGCCCCGAACTCCGTGCGCGAGGTCTTCGTCAACCAGGCCACCGCGCAGGGGATCGGCGACACCACCGCCAAGACCCTGCTGGACGCCATGGGCGGCAAGGGCAAGTGGGCGATCGTGTCCTGCGGCGAGACCGCGGAGAACCTGAACTCCTGGATCGACGCAGAGAAGGCCTACGTCACCGCGAACTACCCGGACGCCGAGCTCGTCGACGTCGTGTACTCGGGTGAGGACCAGGCCAAGGGCACCCAGATGTCGATCGACCTGATGAACGCCAACCCGGATCTGACCGGCCTCATCGGCCAGTGCACCACCTCGGCCGTCGGCGTCGCCCAGGCCGTCAAGGACGCGGGCAAGATCGGCCAGATCTTCACCGTCGGCGTCGGCACCCCGCTGTCCATGAAGCCCTACCTGGAGGACGGCTCCTCCTCGGGTTCGATCCTGTGGGACGTCGAGCAGCTCGGCTACCTGACCGTGTGGGCCGGCCAGCAGCTGGCCCAGGGCAAGGAGCTCGCCGCCACCAACGACGTCAGCGAGACGCTGCCGGCCGTGAAGTGGGACGCCGCCAGCAAGATGCTGCTGCTCGGTGACCCGACGGTCTTCACCACCGAGAACGTGGACCAGTACAACTACTGA
- a CDS encoding substrate-binding domain-containing protein translates to MPVATDRGRVPAVVRAAAVLQAVSTAGRPVGLAELTLAVGAPKSSVMGVCHALTEERLLTRGADGSYILGPRVLEFGSAARAQHQSLRSIGFSYPIDEPFFRAEIKALREETSRIGATADIRSAELDTARQVSDVARFIADGVDLVLVEPVTSDGLQEVFATARAARIPVVAVGSATIGADAVAATDNTKAGALAGAALVRVLGAEGRIAIVGGTPITANADRVAGFLSVISANPGLRVVVTRYAGLDEISGERAALELLEEGAEFDGMFASNDQIALGAAGVLAAAGRAVPIVSVDGGRMAIDQILAGGPLAATAAQDPGGLVRAGLELGAALYGGLGVGRRSVYLPPRLIDTLNVGDYQPWG, encoded by the coding sequence ATGCCCGTGGCCACCGATCGGGGTCGGGTCCCCGCCGTCGTGCGTGCCGCCGCTGTGCTGCAAGCGGTCTCCACCGCGGGTCGCCCGGTGGGCCTGGCCGAGCTCACCCTGGCCGTCGGTGCGCCGAAGAGCAGCGTGATGGGGGTGTGCCACGCGCTCACCGAGGAGCGGCTGCTGACCCGTGGGGCCGACGGCTCGTACATCCTCGGACCGCGGGTGCTCGAGTTCGGTTCGGCCGCCCGCGCCCAGCACCAGTCACTGCGCAGCATCGGGTTCAGCTATCCGATCGACGAGCCGTTCTTCCGGGCGGAGATCAAGGCGCTGCGCGAGGAGACGTCGCGGATCGGGGCCACCGCGGACATCCGCTCGGCGGAGCTCGACACCGCGCGCCAGGTCTCCGATGTCGCCCGGTTCATCGCCGACGGCGTCGATCTGGTGCTGGTCGAGCCGGTCACCTCCGACGGGCTGCAGGAGGTGTTCGCGACCGCGCGGGCGGCCCGGATCCCGGTGGTCGCAGTGGGTTCCGCGACCATCGGTGCCGATGCCGTCGCCGCCACCGACAACACCAAGGCCGGTGCGCTGGCCGGCGCAGCACTGGTCCGGGTGCTCGGCGCGGAAGGGCGGATCGCCATCGTCGGTGGTACCCCGATCACCGCCAACGCCGACCGGGTGGCCGGCTTCCTGAGCGTCATCTCGGCGAACCCGGGACTGCGGGTGGTGGTCACCCGGTACGCCGGCCTGGACGAGATCTCCGGTGAGCGTGCCGCTCTCGAGCTGCTGGAGGAGGGTGCCGAGTTCGACGGCATGTTCGCCAGCAACGACCAGATCGCCCTCGGCGCGGCCGGCGTGCTCGCCGCGGCAGGGCGCGCCGTGCCGATCGTCTCGGTCGACGGCGGGCGGATGGCGATCGACCAGATCCTGGCCGGCGGCCCGCTGGCGGCCACGGCAGCACAGGACCCGGGTGGGCTGGTGCGCGCCGGGCTGGAGCTCGGCGCCGCGCTCTACGGCGGGCTCGGTGTCGGACGGCGCTCGGTCTACCTGCCGCCGCGGCTGATCGACACGCTGAACGTGGGTGACTACCAGCCATGGGGCTAG
- a CDS encoding helix-turn-helix domain-containing protein, whose protein sequence is MGLDASAAPTATSAAPTATSTASATAATAAAASVTASTVSTASPAGRSAAPRTPAVHRAVTVLDAVWSDRARTPAALAGTLGLAKSSVADLLGTLESEGLLARAAEGRLQLGGRWAAFADPRGRVDRLLRSCSRFHDLDGHTLSVSGLVGTRSLCLDVRPGQLPLPLTPRPGQYTAAAGSAAAVSLLSALPEAEAARVVADFAAFEGTGASDREAILALRQERRRGTALQLKVGRSFQVACADAEGRLALTAHLPDRLDDPAELRRISRAVLAVVADLPDSGT, encoded by the coding sequence ATGGGGCTAGACGCATCCGCGGCGCCGACGGCCACCTCCGCAGCGCCGACGGCCACCTCCACGGCGTCGGCGACGGCCGCCACGGCTGCTGCCGCATCCGTGACCGCGTCCACCGTCTCGACCGCTTCCCCCGCCGGACGGTCCGCGGCGCCGCGTACCCCGGCGGTGCACCGGGCGGTGACGGTGCTGGACGCCGTGTGGTCGGACCGCGCCCGTACTCCCGCCGCACTTGCCGGGACGCTGGGCCTGGCGAAGTCCTCGGTGGCCGATCTGCTCGGGACCCTGGAATCAGAAGGACTTCTCGCCCGGGCGGCGGAGGGCCGACTGCAGCTGGGCGGCAGGTGGGCGGCCTTCGCCGACCCGCGGGGTCGGGTGGACCGGCTGCTGCGCAGCTGCTCGCGCTTCCACGACCTGGACGGTCACACCCTCTCCGTCTCCGGGCTGGTCGGCACCCGGTCACTGTGCCTGGACGTCCGGCCCGGTCAGCTGCCGCTGCCACTGACACCGCGACCCGGGCAGTACACGGCGGCCGCCGGCTCCGCCGCCGCCGTGTCCCTGCTGTCCGCGCTCCCGGAGGCCGAAGCTGCGCGTGTGGTCGCGGATTTCGCTGCGTTCGAGGGCACCGGCGCGAGCGACCGGGAGGCCATCCTGGCACTGCGCCAGGAACGCAGACGCGGTACCGCACTGCAGTTGAAGGTGGGCCGGTCGTTCCAGGTCGCCTGCGCCGACGCCGAGGGCCGGCTGGCGCTGACCGCCCACCTGCCGGACCGGCTCGACGACCCGGCCGAACTGCGGCGGATCTCCCGCGCAGTGCTGGCCGTGGTGGCCGACCTGCCGGACTCCGGCACCTGA
- a CDS encoding NAD(P)-dependent alcohol dehydrogenase, whose translation MSTATAVPDTMRAAVLLAAGEVEMQQLPVPTPAPDEVLIRVGSVGVCGSDVHYYKHGRIGPFVVDSPLILGHECGGTIVAVGADVDAARIGQRVAIEPQRPCRVCAQCSAGRYNLCPDMKFYATPPIDGSFCKYVTIQAPFAHPVPDNLSDDEVALLEPLSVGIAANRKGNVIPGSKVLIAGGGPIGVIALQTALAFGAAEVVVSDPVAERRDLALTFGATGVLDAITEPPAEGYFDAFLDCCGIPSAVVSGLGALRGAGAAVLVGTGSDEMKLPIPTIQNGELIVTGIFRYTDTWPAAIHLVASGKVDLKRLVTGHFTLEESAAALESTTTPGALKSVVRP comes from the coding sequence ATGTCGACAGCAACAGCCGTCCCCGACACCATGCGCGCCGCAGTGCTGCTGGCCGCCGGTGAGGTCGAGATGCAGCAGCTTCCGGTCCCGACGCCGGCGCCCGACGAGGTGCTGATCCGCGTCGGGTCGGTCGGGGTCTGCGGATCCGACGTGCACTACTACAAGCACGGCCGGATCGGCCCGTTCGTCGTCGACTCGCCGCTGATCCTCGGGCACGAGTGCGGCGGCACCATCGTGGCGGTCGGTGCCGACGTCGACGCCGCGCGGATCGGGCAACGCGTGGCGATCGAGCCGCAGCGGCCCTGCCGGGTCTGTGCGCAGTGCAGTGCCGGCCGCTACAACCTGTGCCCGGACATGAAGTTCTACGCCACCCCGCCGATCGACGGTTCCTTCTGCAAGTACGTCACCATCCAGGCCCCGTTCGCACATCCGGTGCCGGACAACCTGTCCGACGACGAGGTGGCACTGCTGGAGCCGCTGTCGGTCGGCATCGCGGCGAACCGCAAGGGCAATGTGATCCCCGGGTCCAAGGTGCTGATCGCCGGCGGCGGCCCGATCGGTGTCATCGCCCTGCAGACCGCGCTGGCCTTCGGTGCCGCAGAGGTGGTGGTCAGCGATCCGGTCGCCGAGAGGCGTGACCTGGCACTGACCTTCGGCGCGACCGGGGTGCTGGACGCGATCACCGAGCCGCCGGCCGAGGGCTACTTCGACGCCTTCCTGGACTGCTGCGGAATCCCGTCGGCGGTGGTGTCCGGGCTGGGCGCCCTGCGCGGGGCCGGCGCCGCAGTGCTGGTCGGCACCGGTTCGGACGAGATGAAGCTGCCGATCCCGACCATCCAGAACGGCGAGCTGATTGTCACCGGCATCTTCCGCTACACCGACACCTGGCCCGCCGCCATCCATCTCGTGGCCAGCGGCAAGGTCGATCTCAAGCGCCTGGTGACCGGGCACTTCACCCTCGAGGAATCCGCCGCGGCGCTCGAGTCCACCACCACGCCGGGTGCGTTGAAGTCCGTCGTGCGTCCCTGA